The following are encoded in a window of Glandiceps talaboti chromosome 5, keGlaTala1.1, whole genome shotgun sequence genomic DNA:
- the LOC144434888 gene encoding sorcin-like isoform X2, translating to MSWGGTNTPYNPQYQSGAPAGGAAYGQPAYGSPQTAPPPQQGYGSAPPQQGYSGATPQQGYGAAPPQGYGGTQPAQYGAPPQQGYGSAPPQQGYGAPQQQQRYGAPAPQQGYGAPPPQQGYGAPPPQSGYGGYNPQSGYGGGQPGYGGYGGGPPAPPGVDPQLWSWFKVVDVDGNGKITADELRQVLLNGNWSPFNSETCRLMIGMFDRNQDGTIDINEFAALWKYIQDWKQCFDKFDQDRSGNIDAGELNNAFKTFGYNLSMDFCRLVVARFDRKSMNTINFDDFIQCCVMLRSLTEAFKVKDSQRSGWITVTYEQFLEMVLENGSYQ from the exons ATGTCTTGGGGAGGAACTAATACACCTTATAATCCTCAGTATCAG TCTGGAGCACCAGCTGGAGGAGCAGCGTATGGACAACCAGCATATGGTAGTCCTCAAACAGCACCACCCCCACAACAAGGATATGGTAGTGCCCCTCCCCAACAAGGTTATAGTGGTGCTACCCCACAACAAGGCTATGGTGCTGCCCCTCCCCAAGGCTATGGTGGCACACAACCTGCACAATATGGTGCCCCACCACAACAAGGGTATGGCAGTGCTCCTCCCCAGCAAGGGTATGGTGCACCCCAACAGCAACAACGATATGGTGCACCTGCACCCCAACAAGGATATGGtgcacccccaccccaacaaGGCTATGGTGCACCCCCTCCACAGAGTGGTTATGGCGGATACAATCCACAGTCTGGGTATGGAGGAGGACAGCCAGGATATGGTGGATATGGGGGTGGTCCACCTGCTCCACCAGGTGTAGATCCACAATTGTGGAGTTGGTTCAAG gtTGTAGATGTGGATGGAAATGGTAAAATAACAGCTGATGAATTGAGACAAGTTTTACTGAATGGTAACTGGTCACCTTTCAATTCAGAAACATGTCGTCTTATGATTGGAATGTTTGACAGGAATCA AGATGGTACAATTGATATCAATGAATTTGCTGCCCTCTGGAAGTATATACAAGATTGGAAACAGTGTTTTGACAA GTTTGATCAGGACAGGTCTGGTAATATTGATGCTGGTGAACTCAATAATGCTTTTAAAACATTTGGATATAATCT ATCCATGGACTTTTGTCGACTTGTTGTAGCCAGGTTTGACAGGAAAAGTATGAACacaataaattttgatgatttCATCCAATGTTGTGTGATGCTGAGATCATTAACAGAAGCATTTAAAGTAAAAGATTCACAGAGATCAGGCTGGATCACAGTTACATATGAACAG TTTCTAGAAATGGTCCTAGAGAATGGCTCATATCAGTAA
- the LOC144434888 gene encoding sorcin-like isoform X1: protein MSWGGTNTPYNPQYQSGAPAGGAAYGQPAYGSPQTAPPPQQGYGSAPPQQGYSGATPQQGYGAAPPQGYGGTQPAQYGAPPQQGYGSAPPQQGYGAPQQQQRYGAPAPQQGYGAPPPQQGYGAPPPQSGYGGYNPQSGYGGGQPGYGGYGGGPPAPPGVDPQLWSWFKVVDVDGNGKITADELRQVLLNGNWSPFNSETCRLMIGMFDRNHRDGTIDINEFAALWKYIQDWKQCFDKFDQDRSGNIDAGELNNAFKTFGYNLSMDFCRLVVARFDRKSMNTINFDDFIQCCVMLRSLTEAFKVKDSQRSGWITVTYEQFLEMVLENGSYQ, encoded by the exons ATGTCTTGGGGAGGAACTAATACACCTTATAATCCTCAGTATCAG TCTGGAGCACCAGCTGGAGGAGCAGCGTATGGACAACCAGCATATGGTAGTCCTCAAACAGCACCACCCCCACAACAAGGATATGGTAGTGCCCCTCCCCAACAAGGTTATAGTGGTGCTACCCCACAACAAGGCTATGGTGCTGCCCCTCCCCAAGGCTATGGTGGCACACAACCTGCACAATATGGTGCCCCACCACAACAAGGGTATGGCAGTGCTCCTCCCCAGCAAGGGTATGGTGCACCCCAACAGCAACAACGATATGGTGCACCTGCACCCCAACAAGGATATGGtgcacccccaccccaacaaGGCTATGGTGCACCCCCTCCACAGAGTGGTTATGGCGGATACAATCCACAGTCTGGGTATGGAGGAGGACAGCCAGGATATGGTGGATATGGGGGTGGTCCACCTGCTCCACCAGGTGTAGATCCACAATTGTGGAGTTGGTTCAAG gtTGTAGATGTGGATGGAAATGGTAAAATAACAGCTGATGAATTGAGACAAGTTTTACTGAATGGTAACTGGTCACCTTTCAATTCAGAAACATGTCGTCTTATGATTGGAATGTTTGACAGGAATCA CAGAGATGGTACAATTGATATCAATGAATTTGCTGCCCTCTGGAAGTATATACAAGATTGGAAACAGTGTTTTGACAA GTTTGATCAGGACAGGTCTGGTAATATTGATGCTGGTGAACTCAATAATGCTTTTAAAACATTTGGATATAATCT ATCCATGGACTTTTGTCGACTTGTTGTAGCCAGGTTTGACAGGAAAAGTATGAACacaataaattttgatgatttCATCCAATGTTGTGTGATGCTGAGATCATTAACAGAAGCATTTAAAGTAAAAGATTCACAGAGATCAGGCTGGATCACAGTTACATATGAACAG TTTCTAGAAATGGTCCTAGAGAATGGCTCATATCAGTAA